In a genomic window of Gadus macrocephalus chromosome 9, ASM3116895v1:
- the LOC132464918 gene encoding LOW QUALITY PROTEIN: filamin-C-like (The sequence of the model RefSeq protein was modified relative to this genomic sequence to represent the inferred CDS: inserted 9 bases in 9 codons; deleted 1 base in 1 codon; substituted 1 base at 1 genomic stop codon): MEDARRLLLVSFPLTPLLLAPCTAVDSKAIVDGNLKLILGMIWTLILHYSISMPMWEDEEDEDAKKLTPKQRLXGWIQNKVPQMPIKNFHRDWNDGKALGALVDNCAPGLCPGWADWDPNQPVENAREAMQQADDWLGVPQVIAPEEIVDPNVDELSVMTYLSQFPKAKLKPGAPLKNKQLFPDKAKAFGPGIEPHGNTVLQPAVFTVDTQEAGSGEVLVYVEDPEGYKEEAKVKPVKNKSGTYTVTYTPKVEGVHRVKVLFAGQDIDKSPYTVNVTKTMGDASKVHARGPGLDATGNVANKPTYFDIYTAGAGNGDVSVVVVDPQGKKDTVELVLENKGDSVFRCTYRPVLQGPHVIHVLFAGQEIPKSPFTVNVAEAPPVAPPTGVPVKIIPQSVCAPPPGAKGGKGPLAPKAGRPTMNPSVCRATGRGLQPKGVRMKEVADFRVFTKGAGPGELQVSVKGPGDTEEKVNVREVGDGVYECDYVPLKPGKYTVTVTWGGQPIPRSPFVVEVGLEAGFQKVRAWGPGLKTGMVGKSADFVVEAIGTEVGTLGFSIEGPSQAKIECDDRGDGSCDVRYWPTEAGDYAVHVICDDEDIKDSPFMAHILPAANDVFPEKVKAFGPGLRPTGVVVNKPTEFTIDARMAGKGHLKIYAQDAQGCTIDIQINEKGDGTFLCVYTPSKPIKHTIIVSWGDVNVPNSPFRVLVGEGCHPDKVKVYGPGVEKSGLKANEPTYFTVDCGDAGQGDISIGIKCAPGVVGPAEADIDFDIIKNDNDTFTVKYTPPGAGRYTIMVLFADQEIPVSPFKVKVDPSHDAGKVRAEGPGLNKTGVEVGAPTHFTIYTKGAGKARPEVHFAVSGAGEAVRDFEIIDNHDYSYTVKYTALQQGNMAISVTHGGDPIPKGPFHISVAPALDLSKIKVEGLDTKVEVGKDQEFTVNSQGAGGQGNVGVKMTSPSGRPIPCKTESDKAGGAHSVKYIPPEEGQYKVEVSYDGHPVAGSPFGVEGVMPGDPSKVRAFGPGLKGGIVGKPAFFTVDTLGAGAGGLGLAVEGPCEAKLECRDNGDGTCSVTYLPPVVGEYDINILFAERHVPGSPFKAAVRPAFDPAKVTAYGPGLERARAGEQASFTVDCSRAGEAELTIEIVSESGAKAEVRVQKTAEGAFSVSYTPPFHGAHTVTVKYGGGVIPQCPKVIQVEPAVDTSGVKVYGPGVEPRGVLREVTTHFIVDTRALSKAGGGRIKVHVINPSGGSTETFVTDKGDGTYRVEYTAFEDGMHLIEVLYDDVAVPKSPFRVSVAEGCDPTRVRAYGPGLEGGVTNKANCFTVETRGAGTGGLGLTVEGASESKMSCKDNKDGSCSVEYVPFAAGDYDVNITYGGHPIPGSPFRVPVRDPVDPTKVKCSGPGLGSGVRAHVPQSFAVDCTKAGQAPLDVKLYGPTGTAEPVGVKNNGDGTHTVHYTPGQDGPYSVAVKYADQEVPHSPFKVKSQPGHDASKVRASGPGLDTKGVSASIPVEFTIDAREAGEGLLTVQILDPEGKPKKASIQDNRDGTYTVSYVPDSVGNYTITIKYGGDEIPYSPYRIKSLPTGDASKCLLTVSIGGHCVSGLQRLQTSEDTVITVDAKAAGKGKVTCKVMTPEGAEXDMDVVENHDGTFDIYYTAPEPGKYVITIRFXGQNIPRGPFHVVXASNEPVAPRDSVDPLFRPXNLVVPFTPQQGEITGEVRMPSGKTARPHITDNXDGTITVKFQPAERGLHEMDIKYEGTTSQPMQSYVDATNSXIVTAYGPGLSYGMVNRASTFTVVTKNAGEGGLSLAVEGPSKAEITCKDNKDGTCTVSYLPTVPGDYSVIVKFDNKHIPXSPFTAKIAGDDAITRTSQLNVGTAADLSLKIAETDLSVLSASIRAPSGNEEPCLLKRLPNRHIGISFTPKEXGEHEVHVRKSGAHVANSPFKIMVGQSEIGEASRVKAFGXGLTEAHTFEMAEFFVDTRNAGTACRLNRDSEFTCIAP; the protein is encoded by the exons ATCGCTCCCGAGGAGATCGTGGACCCGAATGTGGATGAGCTCTCAGTCATGACCTACCTCTCCCAGTTCCCCAAGGCTAAGCTGAAGCCTGGAGCTCCCCTGAAGAACAAGCAACTGTTCCCAGACAAGGCCAAGGCTTTCGGACCCG GTATTGAGCCCCATGGCAACACTGTGCTGCAGCCAGCTGTGTTCACCGTGGACACACAAGAAGCAGGAAGTGGGGAGGTCCTGGTGTACGTTGAGGATCCCGAGGGCTACAAGGAAGAG GCGAAGGTGAAGCCCGTCAAGAACAAGAGCGGCACCTACACCGTCACCTACACACCCAAGGTGGAGGGGGTCCACAGG GTGAAAGTTTTGTTTGCGGGTCAGGACATTGACAAGAGCCCGTACACAGTGAACGTGACGAAGACCATGGGTGATGCCAGCAAGGTCCACGCAAGAGGGCCCGGCCTGGACGCCACGGGCAACGTGGCCAACAAACCGACCTACTTTGACATCTACACAGCTG GCGCCGGCAACGGGGACGTGAGCGTGGTCGTCGTCGACCCCCAGGGCAAGAAAGACACGGTGGAGCTCGTCCTGGAGAACAAGGGCgacagcgtcttccgttgcacCTACCGGCCCGTGCTTCAGGGCCCGCACGTCATCCACGTGCTCTTCGCCGGCCAGGAGATCCCCAAGAGCCCGTTCACTGTGAACGTCGCAGAAG CTCCGCCCGTGGCTCCTCCCACCGGAGTGCCCGTGAAAATAATCCCTCAGTCAGTGTGCGCCCCTCCTCCGGGCGCAAAGGGCGGCAAGGGGCCTCTCGCGCCCAAGGCGGGTCGACCAA CGATGAACCCCAGCGTCTGCAGAGCCACAGGCCGGGGCCTTCAGCCTAAAGGGGTCCGGATGAAGGAGGTGGCGGACTTCCGTGTGTTCACCAAGGGAGCAGGCCCTGGGGAGCTGCAGGTCTCAGTCAAAGGACCGG GAGACACCGAGGAGAAAGTGAACGTGCGGGAAGTGGGAGACGGAGTGTATGAATGCGATTATGTCCCCCTGAAGCCGGGTAAATACACCGTCACCGTCACCTGGGGGGGGCAGCCCATCCCACGCAG TCCgttcgtggtggaggtgggctTGGAGGCCGGCTTCCAGAAGGTCCGGGCTTGGGGGCCGGGCCTGAAGACTGGCATGGTCGGCAAATCGGCCGACTTTGTGGTCGAGGCCATCGGCACGGAGGTGGGGACTCTCG GTTTCTCCATCGAGGGCCCGTCCCAGGCCAAGATCGAATGTGACGACCGCGGCGACGGCTCCTGCGACGTGCGCTACTGGCCCACGGAGGCCGGCGACTACGCCGTGCACGTCATCTGCGACGACGAGGACATCAAGGACAGCCCCTTCATGGCCCACATCCTCCCCGCCGCCAACGACGTCTTCCCTGAGAAa GTGAAGGCCTTCGGACCGGGTCTTCGGCCGACCGGCGTCGTCGTGAATAAACCGACAGAGTTCACCATCGATGCGCGCATGGCAGGGAAGGGCCACCTCAAAATCTACGCACAG GATGCGCAGGGCTGCACTATCGACATCCAGATCAATGAGAAGGGCGATGGGACCTTCCTCTGCGTGTACACGCCGAGCAAGCCCATCAAACACACCATCATCGTCAGCTGGGGCGATGTCAACGTGCCCAACAGCCCCTTCAGG GTTCTAGTGGGGGAGGGCTGTCACCCAGACAAGGTCAAGGTGTACGGGCCGGGCGTGGAGAAGAGCGGCCTGAAGGCCAACGAGCCGACCTACTTCACCGTCGACTGCGGCGACGCCGGCCaag GGGATATCAGCATTGGGATCAAGTGCGCCCCGGGAGTGGTCGGTCCTGCCGAGGCAGACATCGACTTTGACATAATCAAGAATGACAATGACACCTTCACTGTCAAGTACACTCCGCCCGGGGCCGGCCGCTACACCATAATGGTGCTGTTTGCTGACCag GAAATCCCGGTGAGTCCGTTCAAAGTCAAGGTCGATCCTTCCCATGACGCGGGCAAGGTGCGGGCGGAAGGACCCGGCCTTAACAAGACAG GAGTGGAGGTGGGCGCGCCAACGCACTTCACCATCTACACCAAGGGAGCGGGAAAGGCCAGGCCAGAGGTGCACTTTGCTGTCTCTGGCGCCGGAGAGGCCGTGCGGGACTTTGAGATCATCGACAACCACGACTACTCCTACACGGTCAAGTACACCGCTCTGCAGCAG gGCAACATGGCGATTTCTGTGACCCACGGAGGGGACCCTATCCCCAAGGGCCCCTTCCACATCTCCGTGGCCCCCGCCCTGGACCTCAGCAAGATCAAAGTTGAAGGACTTGATACGA AAGTGGAGGTCGGGAAGGACCAGGAGTTCACCGTCAACTCCCAGGGGGCCGGCGGCCAGGGGAACGTGGGCGTGAAGATGACCTCGCCCTCGGGCCGACCCATCCCATGCAAGACGGAGTCGGACAAGGCCGGCGGCGCGCACAGCGTCAAGTACATCCCCCCCGAGGAGGGCCAGTACAAGGTGGAGGTCAGCTACGACGGACACCCGGTGGCGGGAAGCCCCTTCGGCGTGGAGGGCGTGATGCCGGGGGACCCTTCCAAG GTACGCGCCTTCGGCCCGGGTCTGAAGGGCGGCATTGTGGGTAAACCGGCCTTCTTCACCGTCGACACCCTGGGAGCCGGCGCCGGGGGCCTGGGCCTGGCCGTCGAGGGGCCCTGCGAGGCCAAGCTCGAGTGCCGTGACAACGGGGACGGCACGTGCTCCGTGACCTACCTGCCCCCCGTGGTGGGCGAGTACGACATCAACATCCTGTTCGCCGAGCGCCACGTCCCCGGCTCCCCCTTCAAGGCGGCGGTGCGGCCCGCCTTCGACCCCGCCAAGGTGACGGCCTACGGGCCCGGCCTGGAGCGGGCCCGGGCCGGGGAGCAGGCCTCCTTCACCGTGGACTGCTCCCGCGCCGGGGAGGCGGAGCTCACCATCGAGATCGTGTCGGAGAGCGGCGCCAAGGCGGAGGTCCGCGTCCAGAAGACGGCGGAGGGCGCGTTCTCCGTCAGCTACACCCCGCCCTTCCACGGCGCCCACACCGTCACCGTGAAGTACGGCGGCGGCGTCATCCCCCAGTGCCCCAAGGTGATCCAGGTGGAGCCCGCCGTGGACACCAGCGGGGTGAAGGTGTACGGCCCAGGGGTGGAGCCCAGAG GCGTGCTGCGCGAGGTCACCACCCACTTCATCGTGGACACGCGCGCCCTCAGCAAGGCGGGCGGCGGCCGCATCAAGGTGCACGTCATCAACCCGTCCGGCGGCAGCACGGAGACCTTCGTCACCGACAAGGGGGACGGGACCTACCGCGTGGAGTACACGGCCTTCGAAGACG GTATGCATCTGATCGAGGTGCTGTACGATGACGTGGCCGTGCCCAAGAGCCCCTTCAGGGTGTCGGTGGCGGAGGGCTGCGACCCGACCCGGGTGAGGGCCTACGGCCCGGGCCTGGAGGGAGGCGTCACCAACAAGGCCAACTGCTTCACCGTGGAGACCAG GGGGGCCGGTACCGGAGGCCTGGGCCTGACCGTGGAGGGGGCCTCGGAGTCCAAGATGTCCTGCAAGGACAACAAGGACGGCAGCTGCAGCGTGGAGTACGTCCCCTTCGCCGCCGGGGACTACGACGTCAACATCACCTACGGGGGCCACCCCATCCCCGGCAGCCCCTTCCGGGTGCCCGTGCGAGACCCCGTGGACCCCACCAAGGTCAAGTGCTCGGGCCCCGGCCTGGGCAGTGGCGTGAGGGCCCACGTCCCCCAGAGCTTCGCGGTGGACTGCACCAAGGCTGGCCAGGCGCCCCTCGACGTCAAGCTCTACGGGCCGACAG GCACCGCTGAGCCCGTGGGCGTCAAGAACAACGGCGACGGGACTCACACGGTCCATTACACCCCAGGCCAGGACGGGCCGTACTCCGTGGCGGTCAAGTACGCTGACCAGGAGGTCCCCcacag TCCCTTCAAGGTGAAGTCCCAGCCAGGCCACGATGCCAGCAAGGTGCGGGCCAGCGGCCCTGGGCTGGACACCAAAGGGGTGTCGGCCAGCATCCCCGTGGAGTTCACCATCGACGCGCGAGAGGCGGGAGAAGGGCTGCTCACCGTGCAGATCCTG GACCCGGAAGGCAAGCCCAAGAAGGCCAGCATCCAGGACAACAGGGACGGTACCTACACTGTGTCGTACGTACCGGACTCCGTCGGGAACTACACCATCACCATCAAGTATGGAGGGGACGAGATCCCGTACTCGCCCTACCGCATCAAGTCCCTGCCCACCGGCGACGCCAGCAAGTGTCTGCTCACAG TGTCTATTGGAGGCCATTGTGTTT CTGGTCTCCAGCGACTCCAGACCTCTGAGGACACGGTGATCACGGTGGACGCCAAGGCGGCCGGCAAGGGCAAGGTCACCTGCAAGGTCATGACCCCCGAGGGGGCGG CTGACATGGACGTGGTGGAGAACCACGACGGCACCTTCGACATCTACTACACCGCGCCCGAGCCGGGGAAGTACGTCATCACCATCCGCT GCGGCCAGAACATCCCAAGAGGCCCGTTCCACGTGGTGTGA GCTTCCAACGAGCCGGTGGCTCCCAGAGACAGCGTGGACCCCCTCTTCCGCC TCAACCTGGTAGTGCCCTTCACCCCACAGCAGGGAGAGATCACAG GTGAAGTGCGTATGCCCTCAGGCAAGACGGCCCGTCCACACATCACAGATA AAGACGGCACCATCACTGTCAAGTTCCAGCCCGCTGAGAGAGGCCTCCACGAGATGGACATCAAGTACGAAGGAACCACATCCCAG CCCATGCAGTCTTACGTCGACGCCACCAACA GCATAGTGACAGCCTACGGGCCAGGCTTGAGCTATGGCATGGTCAACAGGGCGTCCACCTTCACCGTGGTGACCAAGAACGCAGGAGAag GGGGTCTCTCGCTGGCGGTGGAGGGCCCTTCCAAGGCGGAGATCACCTGCAAGGACAACAAGGACGGCACCTGCACCGTGTCCTACCTGCCCACCGTGCCCGGAGACTACAGCGTGATCGTCAAGTTCGACAACAAACACATCC GCAGCCCCTTCACCGCCAAGATAGCCG GGGACGACGCCATCACCCGGACGTCTCAGTTAAACGTGGGTACGGCGGCCGACCTCTCTCTGAAGATCGCGGAGACGGATTTGAGCGTTCTGAGCGCCAGCATCAGAGCGCCGTCGGGGAACGAGGAGCCCTGTCTGCTGAAGAGGCTGCCCAACAGG CACATCG GCATCTCCTTCACGCCGAAGG GTGGGGAGCACGAGGTCCACGTGAGGAAGAGCGGCGCGCACGTGGCCAACAGCCCCTTCAAGATCATGGTGGGCCAGTCGGAGATCGGCGAGGCCAGCCGCGTCAAGGCCTTCG AGGGCCTGACCGAGGCGCACACCTTCGAGATGGCAGAGTTCTTCGTGGACACCAGGAACGCAGGTACGGCCTGTCGTCTGAACAGGGAttcagagttcacctgcatagccccc